In Candidatus Methylomirabilota bacterium, a genomic segment contains:
- a CDS encoding ABC transporter substrate-binding protein, with translation MSRANGPLGLFVGISLSVLSIAVPAGASGPEGQITWAVHTTLAPTWFDPAETPGIITPFMVLYALHDAVVKPMPGKSLAPSLAESWSASPDGLVYEFVLRKGAKFHNGDPVTGEDVKFSFERYRGTSAKALKERVAAVEVPDPGRVRFRLKSPWPDFLTFYSSATGAGWIVPKAYVEQVGDEGFKKSPVGAGPYRFVSFTPGVELVLEAFDHYWRKTPSVKRLVFKVIPDESTRLAALKRGEADIAYSIRGALAEEIRRTPGLTLKPAVIQATFWLYFADQWDPKSPWHDKRVRLAANYAIDRKAINEAETLGFSKITGSIIPSTFDFYWPPPAYPFDRARAKRLLAEAGYPNGFDAGEYFCDVAYANLAEAAANYLQGVGIRLKLRPLERAAFFKGFSEKKYRNIIQGASGAFGNAATRLEAFVVSGGSYVYGSYPDLDGLFQEQVSELDRKKREAILHRLQQLMHDKVMFAPIWELAFLNGVGPRVEESGLALIAGHAYSAPYEDLRLKKP, from the coding sequence ATGAGTCGAGCCAACGGTCCGCTCGGCCTCTTCGTCGGCATTTCACTGAGCGTCCTCAGCATCGCCGTTCCGGCCGGCGCCTCCGGCCCCGAGGGCCAGATCACCTGGGCCGTGCACACGACGCTGGCGCCGACCTGGTTCGACCCCGCGGAGACCCCTGGGATCATCACGCCGTTCATGGTCCTCTACGCGCTCCACGACGCCGTCGTGAAGCCGATGCCCGGTAAGAGCCTGGCCCCCAGTCTGGCCGAGTCCTGGAGCGCCTCCCCTGACGGTCTCGTCTACGAGTTCGTCCTGCGCAAAGGCGCCAAGTTCCACAACGGCGATCCGGTCACCGGCGAGGATGTCAAGTTCTCCTTCGAGCGTTACCGGGGCACCTCCGCCAAAGCGCTCAAGGAACGGGTCGCCGCCGTGGAGGTGCCCGACCCCGGGCGCGTCCGGTTCCGGCTCAAGAGCCCGTGGCCCGACTTCCTGACGTTCTACAGCAGCGCCACCGGCGCCGGCTGGATCGTCCCCAAGGCCTACGTCGAGCAGGTGGGCGACGAGGGCTTCAAGAAATCGCCGGTGGGCGCCGGCCCGTATCGATTCGTGTCGTTCACCCCGGGTGTCGAGCTTGTCTTGGAGGCCTTCGATCACTACTGGCGCAAGACGCCGAGCGTGAAGCGTCTGGTCTTCAAAGTGATCCCCGACGAGTCCACGCGCCTGGCCGCCCTCAAGCGCGGCGAGGCGGACATCGCCTACTCCATCCGGGGCGCCCTGGCCGAGGAGATTCGGCGGACGCCGGGGCTCACGCTGAAGCCCGCGGTGATCCAGGCCACCTTCTGGCTCTACTTCGCCGATCAGTGGGATCCCAAGTCGCCCTGGCACGACAAGCGCGTGCGCCTGGCCGCCAACTACGCGATCGACCGGAAGGCCATCAACGAGGCCGAGACCCTGGGGTTCTCGAAGATCACCGGGAGCATCATCCCCAGCACCTTCGACTTCTACTGGCCGCCGCCGGCGTACCCCTTCGATCGGGCCCGGGCCAAGCGGCTCCTGGCCGAGGCCGGATACCCCAACGGCTTCGACGCGGGCGAGTACTTCTGCGACGTCGCCTACGCCAACCTGGCCGAGGCCGCCGCGAACTATCTGCAGGGCGTGGGGATTCGACTCAAGCTGCGCCCGCTGGAGCGCGCGGCCTTCTTCAAGGGGTTTTCCGAGAAGAAGTACCGGAACATCATCCAGGGCGCCAGCGGTGCCTTCGGTAACGCGGCCACCCGGCTGGAGGCGTTCGTCGTCTCGGGAGGCAGCTACGTCTACGGCAGTTATCCGGACCTCGATGGCCTCTTCCAGGAGCAGGTCTCGGAGCTCGACCGGAAGAAGCGGGAGGCGATCCTCCACCGCCTGCAGCAGCTCATGCACGACAAGGTGATGTTCGCGCCGATCTGGGAGCTCGCCTTCCTCAACGGGGTCGGGCCGCGGGTGGAAGAATCGGGGCTCGCCCTCATTGCCGGCCACGCCTACTCGGCGCCTTACGAAGATCTCCGGCTCAAGAAGCCATGA
- a CDS encoding ABC transporter permease — MKRYVLRRLAYSLVSLFLLSLTIFLFVRLTGDPAVLLVEPGASQADIDTIRQQFGLDRPLWFQYGSFMASLVRGDFGQSFYYRMPVLELYLSRLPNSLLLATAAMFFSLLVGIPSGILAAVRVNRWWDSAGKIFALLGLSMPAFWVGLLMILFFSVYLGWLPSSGSGTPLHVVMPAVALGWYFAAAHMRLTRSSMLEVLGSEYVKLARLKGLPEALVIAKHAFKNALIPVLTLAGINLVIMVNVAVVVETVFAWPGVGRLLYEGIAFRDFPIVQATVLLGGAMIVVVNLVVDVLYAVIDPRIRYQ; from the coding sequence ATGAAGCGCTACGTCCTCCGGCGCCTGGCCTATTCGCTGGTCTCCCTCTTCCTGCTCTCGCTGACCATCTTCCTCTTCGTGCGCCTCACGGGCGATCCGGCCGTGCTGCTCGTCGAGCCCGGCGCCAGCCAGGCCGACATCGACACCATCCGGCAACAGTTCGGCCTCGATCGCCCGCTCTGGTTCCAGTACGGGAGCTTCATGGCGAGCCTCGTCCGCGGCGACTTCGGCCAGTCGTTCTACTACCGCATGCCGGTCCTGGAGCTCTACCTCTCGCGCCTGCCCAACTCGCTGCTCCTGGCCACCGCCGCCATGTTCTTCTCGCTCCTCGTCGGCATCCCCAGCGGCATCCTGGCCGCCGTCCGGGTCAACCGCTGGTGGGACAGCGCGGGCAAGATCTTCGCCCTGCTGGGGCTGTCCATGCCAGCCTTCTGGGTGGGGCTCCTCATGATTCTCTTTTTCTCCGTGTATCTCGGCTGGCTGCCTTCCTCGGGGTCGGGCACGCCGCTGCACGTCGTGATGCCGGCGGTGGCGCTGGGCTGGTACTTCGCCGCCGCCCACATGCGACTCACGCGCTCCTCGATGCTGGAGGTCCTGGGCTCCGAGTACGTGAAGCTGGCGCGGCTCAAGGGCCTGCCGGAGGCCCTCGTCATCGCCAAGCACGCTTTCAAGAACGCGCTGATCCCGGTCCTCACGCTGGCCGGCATCAACCTCGTCATCATGGTGAACGTCGCCGTGGTCGTGGAGACCGTCTTCGCCTGGCCGGGCGTCGGTCGCCTGCTCTACGAGGGCATCGCGTTCCGCGACTTTCCGATCGTCCAGGCCACCGTGCTGCTGGGCGGCGCCATGATCGTCGTCGTCAACCTGGTCGTCGACGTGCTCTACGCTGTCATCGATCCGAGGATCAGAT